One region of Rubripirellula tenax genomic DNA includes:
- the polA gene encoding DNA polymerase I, whose amino-acid sequence MADKNQELFPETKKLFLLDGMALFYRAHFALVRSPRMTSAGLCTSGVFGMANTVMDILAREEPTHIAVAFDTSEPTQRHIDYEPYKAQRDAMPEDMSQQLPYIDKLFDAMNIPSIRMPGYEADDIIGTLAHRAAGEDYRTWMVTPDKDYHQLVTEDAVVYKPGRRGDEVEILGVKEVLAKWEVERVDQVIDILGLMGDSSDNIPGIPGIGPKTAQTLIAKYGSVENLIKHASELKGKQRERVEQNVDMALLSKKLVTILLDVPVAESLDSFARQPQDIEKMKALFMELEFDSLGKKLFGKSFSSATTRAQVIREKRETEIQATLFDEPVDEKTIDDVRHVYKAITTAEQRAELIQELQKQPTICFDSETTGLDPRTALPLGLAFCFKASEAYYVVCPPDLDEARGVLGEFCSIFENESIGKIGHNLKYDLTLLKWNGIEVRGELFDTMLAHSMKEPEMRHGLDYLAKLYLGYKPISIKELIGEKGPDQKNMRDVPIEQLSQYACEDADVTWQVAQALRPDIEARGVAKVCYEVECPLTPVLVDMEFEGIRLDTAALAIFSKKLEVEIEDLQAQIFSAAGHEFNIDSPKQLGVVLYEELELEANPKKTATGQYSTREAELERLSGRHEVIANVLDYRNARKLKSTYVDQLPNAVNPNTGRLHTHYSQSWTATGRMQSNDPNLQTIPVRKERGRDIKAAFVARDDDHLILSADYSQIELRVMAELSGDPGMLEAFQSGEDIHTVTASKVYKVDVADVTREMRDKAKTVNFGIIYGISAFGLQQRLNIPRAEASELIHNYFEKYPGVQTYIDKTIAFAKEHGYVATQTGRRRYLRDINSRSRTVVATAERLAMNSPIQGTAADMLKLAMIRTHRALREGGFATKMVLTVHDEIVFDMLASEQDTVMPVIEEAMKTTLPMTVPVVVEMGVGKNWLEAH is encoded by the coding sequence ATGGCCGATAAAAACCAAGAACTGTTTCCCGAGACAAAGAAACTGTTTCTGCTTGACGGGATGGCGTTGTTTTATCGCGCCCACTTTGCGCTCGTTCGAAGCCCGCGAATGACATCGGCGGGTCTTTGCACGTCGGGCGTGTTCGGCATGGCCAACACGGTCATGGATATTTTGGCCCGTGAAGAACCGACCCACATCGCGGTTGCGTTCGACACATCGGAACCGACCCAGCGACATATCGATTACGAGCCCTACAAGGCCCAGCGGGATGCGATGCCCGAAGACATGTCGCAACAGCTTCCCTACATCGACAAACTGTTCGATGCGATGAACATCCCTTCGATCCGAATGCCCGGATACGAGGCGGATGACATCATCGGAACGCTGGCTCACCGCGCCGCCGGGGAAGACTATCGAACATGGATGGTCACGCCCGACAAGGACTATCACCAATTGGTCACCGAGGACGCGGTGGTTTACAAACCCGGTCGTCGTGGTGACGAAGTCGAGATACTCGGCGTCAAGGAAGTCCTGGCCAAGTGGGAAGTCGAACGAGTTGATCAAGTCATCGACATTCTTGGATTGATGGGTGATTCCAGCGACAATATTCCCGGAATTCCGGGAATCGGTCCCAAGACGGCCCAGACGTTGATCGCGAAATACGGCAGCGTCGAAAATCTGATCAAGCATGCGTCCGAGTTGAAGGGCAAACAACGCGAGCGGGTCGAACAGAACGTGGACATGGCGTTGCTGTCGAAAAAGTTGGTCACGATTCTGTTGGACGTTCCGGTCGCAGAATCGTTGGATTCGTTCGCACGACAACCGCAAGACATCGAAAAGATGAAAGCGTTGTTCATGGAGCTCGAGTTCGATTCGTTGGGAAAAAAACTGTTCGGCAAATCGTTCTCGTCCGCGACCACGCGAGCCCAGGTCATTCGCGAAAAACGCGAAACGGAAATTCAAGCCACCTTGTTCGACGAACCCGTCGACGAAAAGACGATCGATGACGTCCGCCATGTTTACAAGGCGATCACCACGGCCGAACAGCGTGCCGAGCTGATCCAAGAATTACAGAAGCAACCCACGATCTGTTTCGATTCCGAGACGACGGGATTGGATCCGCGTACGGCGCTGCCGTTGGGCTTGGCGTTCTGCTTCAAGGCGTCCGAAGCCTACTACGTCGTCTGTCCGCCGGATCTGGATGAGGCGCGAGGTGTGCTTGGCGAATTCTGTTCGATTTTCGAGAACGAATCGATCGGCAAGATCGGTCACAACTTGAAATACGACCTGACACTGTTGAAATGGAACGGCATCGAAGTCCGCGGCGAACTGTTCGATACGATGCTGGCGCACTCGATGAAAGAACCCGAGATGCGACACGGCTTGGATTACTTGGCCAAGCTGTATCTGGGTTACAAACCGATCTCGATCAAAGAGTTGATCGGCGAAAAGGGGCCCGACCAGAAGAACATGCGAGACGTGCCGATCGAGCAACTTTCCCAGTACGCGTGCGAAGATGCGGACGTCACGTGGCAAGTCGCCCAGGCGTTGCGTCCCGACATCGAAGCACGTGGCGTCGCAAAGGTCTGCTATGAAGTCGAGTGTCCGTTGACGCCCGTGCTGGTCGACATGGAATTCGAAGGCATTCGATTAGACACCGCGGCACTGGCGATCTTTTCAAAGAAATTGGAAGTCGAAATCGAGGACCTGCAGGCACAAATTTTTTCGGCCGCTGGGCATGAGTTCAACATCGATTCGCCAAAGCAGCTTGGCGTCGTGCTTTACGAAGAATTGGAACTCGAAGCGAACCCGAAAAAGACAGCCACGGGTCAATACTCGACCCGTGAGGCCGAATTGGAACGATTGTCAGGGCGTCACGAGGTCATCGCCAACGTTCTGGATTATCGCAACGCTCGGAAGTTGAAGTCAACCTATGTCGATCAACTGCCCAACGCGGTGAATCCAAACACGGGCCGGCTGCATACGCATTACAGCCAATCCTGGACCGCGACGGGGCGGATGCAATCGAACGATCCCAACTTGCAAACGATTCCGGTACGAAAAGAACGGGGCCGTGACATAAAAGCGGCGTTCGTTGCTCGCGACGACGACCATTTGATTTTGAGCGCCGATTATTCGCAGATTGAATTGCGCGTGATGGCCGAACTGAGCGGCGATCCCGGCATGCTGGAAGCGTTTCAATCGGGCGAAGACATTCACACAGTGACTGCTTCGAAGGTCTACAAAGTGGACGTCGCCGATGTGACTCGCGAAATGCGAGATAAGGCGAAAACAGTCAACTTCGGCATCATCTACGGCATCTCGGCGTTTGGGCTGCAGCAACGTTTGAATATTCCGCGTGCCGAAGCCAGCGAGTTGATTCACAATTACTTTGAAAAGTATCCGGGCGTTCAAACTTACATCGACAAAACCATCGCCTTTGCCAAAGAGCATGGTTACGTCGCCACGCAAACGGGCCGGCGACGCTATCTGCGTGACATCAACTCGCGAAGTCGTACCGTCGTCGCGACAGCCGAGCGGTTGGCAATGAACAGCCCAATCCAAGGCACCGCCGCCGACATGCTGAAGCTTGCGATGATTCGAACCCATCGTGCATTGCGCGAAGGCGGCTTTGCAACAAAGATGGTGCTGACCGTCCACGACGAAATCGTCTTCGACATGCTGGCCAGCGAGCAGGACACCGTGATGCCGGTGATCGAAGAAGCGATGAAAACGACGCTTCCGATGACGGTCCCAGTCGTCGTCGAAATGGGCGTTGGAAAGAACTGGCTCGAAGCCCACTGA